One genomic window of Solanum dulcamara chromosome 12, daSolDulc1.2, whole genome shotgun sequence includes the following:
- the LOC129877348 gene encoding fasciclin-like arabinogalactan protein 12, producing the protein MTYNLVSSLLFLFFFLLQLTCNLAQAPAIAPMPPVISSPPAPILPPIVASAPAPGPPGPPNVIKILGKAGSYSTFIKLLQITQEVGEITSLLNNSNSITMFVPSDGAFLNLKTGTLNSLSDQRKAELVKFHILPSYFSLSQFQTASNPLHTQAGGTTNREFPINITTNGTTVNITTGIVNASVSSTIYTDNQLAIYQVDKVLLPLQFFVPPLPPAPAPAPSKPNKDNPSSDSSSVNVVPSGATSLLPHMLQRMVYPSCFFFFSVCFVYMS; encoded by the coding sequence atgacttaCAACTTAGTGTCATCTTTacttttcttgttcttcttcttgctTCAACTCACTTGCAATTTGGCTCAAGCACCTGCTATAGCTCCAATGCCACCAGTTATTTCTTCTCCTCCGGCCCCAATATTGCCCCCAATTGTAGCCTCTGCTCCAGCTCCAGGACCACCTGGTCCACCAAACGTGATAAAAATCCTTGGAAAAGCTGGATCATATTCGACGTTCATCAAGTTGTTACAAATCACTCAAGAAGTTGGCGAAATCACCTCATTACTAAACAACTCCAACAGCATAACAATGTTTGTTCCATCGGATGGTGCTTTCTTGAACCTGAAAACTGGCACCCTCAACTCTCTCAGTGATCAGCGGAAAGCTGAATTGGTAAAATTCCATATCCTCCCATCATATTTCTCCCTGTCACAGTTCCAAACGGCTAGCAACCCTTTACACACACAAGCCGGAGGAACCACCAATCGTGAATTCCCCATCAATATAACCACCAATGGAACAACAGTGAACATAACAACTGGGATTGTGAATGCAAGTGTGTCCAGTACAATTTACACTGACAATCAATTAGCTATTTACCAAGTGGATAAAGTACTGCTTCCATTGCAATTCTTTGTCCCACCATTACCACCAGCACCTGCTCCAGCACCATCGAAGCCAAACAAGGACAATCCTTCCTCGGATTCTTCCTCTGTTAATGTTGTTCCGTCTGGTGCCACTTCTCTTCTTCCCCACATGCTTCAGCGAATGGTCTATCCCagctgttttttcttcttctctgttTGCTTTGTGTATATGAGTTAA